A stretch of candidate division WOR-3 bacterium DNA encodes these proteins:
- a CDS encoding tetratricopeptide repeat protein has translation MMAILLSVIIFSQSSGGFEFLRIGAGSRSTAVGDAYTALADDPFGVFYNPAGICKIGSPYFSSFYGRWFMNTTLGGMTGALPVGKESAVGFALKGLYTDRIERRSEEDPWNYSYYNAYFLTPSIDYARRFGNLGVGLGLNGIAAKIESSSGYSLFLNSGVIYYSGRFNLGLSFLNVGLKTLNTALPVSIRTGLCLKPMEKVNLVFDFIKPLKDDFTYSYGIEFSPLSQFTLRLGCNNEVFTSNFFKKISGGFGITVGNLLIEYAAVSRGIFGLTHLFTLSYHIVPSKPAEQRFVKERLTSETYLQQGIDYYNQGKYDEALTAWDLALIWQPDNQEAIDWTNRLQRELKARNIKFFLDDGRAEFNQGNYLDAIFYFEKVLDLAPGQKEADSLKSEAERRIKEGISSQIKEKTDQGLLAYKKGDYLDAVKFWTEVLKIEPQNSTIKKYIEDANQKMVKEIKDALKKINIYLSRGELKRARRLVEKMLQKYPKQENLTKQKIFVDQKITDKINSHLTKGRNLYNAKDYSKAEKEFQKVLEYDAKNAQALLYLDKIRKELSIGKKEEAERYYLLGIGAYTKNDFALAIEYWQKVLEIDPAYPNAEKNLKRAQLKLRELNR, from the coding sequence ATGATGGCGATACTTCTGTCCGTAATCATCTTTTCTCAATCATCAGGCGGTTTTGAATTTTTAAGAATCGGGGCGGGCAGTCGTTCGACCGCGGTCGGTGATGCCTATACCGCACTTGCCGATGACCCTTTCGGCGTCTTTTATAATCCGGCGGGAATCTGTAAAATCGGTTCACCGTACTTTTCGAGTTTTTACGGACGTTGGTTTATGAATACAACCCTGGGAGGAATGACCGGAGCTTTGCCGGTGGGGAAAGAAAGTGCCGTAGGTTTTGCACTGAAAGGTTTATACACCGACAGGATTGAACGCCGCAGTGAAGAAGATCCCTGGAATTACAGTTATTACAACGCCTATTTTTTGACTCCTTCAATCGACTATGCACGGAGATTCGGAAATTTGGGAGTCGGCTTGGGACTGAACGGTATCGCCGCCAAGATAGAATCTTCCTCAGGATATAGTCTGTTTTTGAACAGCGGGGTGATATATTACAGCGGACGGTTCAATCTCGGACTTTCTTTTTTGAATGTCGGTCTCAAGACATTGAATACCGCTCTTCCTGTTTCAATCAGAACCGGTCTTTGTCTTAAACCGATGGAAAAAGTAAACCTGGTTTTTGATTTCATTAAGCCGTTGAAAGATGATTTCACCTACTCATACGGTATTGAGTTTTCGCCGTTGTCACAATTTACTTTGCGCCTCGGCTGCAACAATGAAGTCTTCACCAGTAATTTTTTCAAAAAAATATCCGGTGGTTTCGGCATTACGGTGGGGAACTTATTGATTGAATATGCAGCGGTTTCCCGCGGTATATTCGGGTTGACGCATCTATTCACTCTCTCATATCATATTGTTCCTTCAAAACCGGCTGAGCAAAGATTTGTCAAAGAACGGCTCACGAGTGAGACGTATCTTCAACAGGGGATTGATTATTACAACCAGGGAAAGTATGATGAAGCGTTGACCGCCTGGGACCTGGCGCTTATATGGCAACCTGACAACCAGGAGGCAATCGACTGGACGAACAGACTTCAGAGGGAATTGAAAGCGAGAAATATAAAGTTCTTTCTCGACGACGGCAGGGCTGAGTTCAATCAGGGGAATTATCTGGATGCGATATTCTATTTTGAGAAGGTCCTTGATCTGGCACCGGGACAGAAAGAGGCGGATTCTTTGAAGTCTGAGGCAGAACGCAGAATCAAGGAGGGTATCTCTTCTCAGATAAAAGAAAAGACCGATCAGGGATTGCTTGCATATAAGAAAGGAGACTATTTAGACGCAGTTAAATTCTGGACTGAAGTTCTGAAGATCGAGCCGCAGAACAGCACCATCAAGAAATATATTGAAGATGCAAACCAGAAGATGGTCAAGGAGATAAAAGATGCGTTGAAAAAGATCAACATCTACCTTTCGCGAGGGGAATTGAAAAGGGCCCGGCGTCTTGTCGAAAAGATGTTGCAGAAATATCCGAAGCAGGAGAATTTGACGAAACAGAAGATCTTTGTCGATCAGAAGATCACCGATAAAATCAACAGCCATTTGACAAAAGGGCGAAATCTTTATAACGCAAAGGACTACTCAAAAGCAGAAAAGGAATTTCAGAAGGTCCTGGAGTATGATGCAAAAAACGCCCAGGCACTGCTCTATCTCGATAAAATAAGGAAAGAACTCTCTATCGGCAAGAAAGAAGAGGCGGAGCGTTATTATCTGCTCGGCATAGGTGCTTACACCAAGAACGATTTCGCCCTTGCCATAGAATACTGGCAAAAGGTGCTTGAGATTGATCCGGCTTATCCCAATGCCGAAAAAAATCTCAAACGGGCGCAGTTGAAACTCCGGGAATTAAACAGATGA